One stretch of Caldinitratiruptor microaerophilus DNA includes these proteins:
- a CDS encoding AMP-binding protein, with the protein MENGGWNIGDYEVARRQFRLEVPERFNWARDVVERWAQDPHKLAMWWIDDHGNEKKLTFRHFVDRSARLGGALQKAGVRPGDRVIVFLGRVPEWWETMLACFRIGAVAAPGTVLLTPRDLRYRFELAGPAAVITDEAGARKVDEVREQFPGIKAFLTTGPAREGWTAYEDALAAAEPAPYADTHRDDPALLYFTSGTTGYPKMVLHTQSYPVGHRVTGELWIDLKPTDLHWNISDTGWAKAAWSSLCGPWNAGAAVFVHQPKGGFDARRTLDILSTYPITTLCGAPTIYRSLVLEDLSRWKFPTLRHCVGAGEPLNPEVIHTWREATGLTIRDGYGQTETVCLVANFPTIEVRPGSMGKPSPGFEVAIVDDQGNVLPPGQEGNIAVKVEPERPIGMFVGYWQNEEATRSTRIGPWYITGDRGYMDEDGYFWFVGRADDVILSSGYRIGPFEVESALLEHDAVAESAVVSSPDPVRGEIVKAFVVLAPGYSPSPELVTELQEHVKRVTAPYKYPREIEFVDSLPKTISGKIRRVELREREWKKKQGAR; encoded by the coding sequence GTGGAGAATGGCGGCTGGAACATCGGGGACTACGAGGTGGCGCGCCGGCAGTTCCGGCTCGAGGTGCCGGAGCGGTTCAACTGGGCACGGGACGTCGTGGAGCGGTGGGCGCAGGACCCCCACAAGCTGGCCATGTGGTGGATCGACGACCATGGTAACGAGAAGAAGCTGACCTTCCGGCACTTCGTCGACCGCTCGGCGCGCCTCGGGGGTGCCCTGCAGAAGGCCGGGGTGCGTCCCGGGGACCGGGTGATCGTCTTCCTGGGCCGCGTCCCCGAGTGGTGGGAGACCATGCTGGCCTGTTTCCGCATCGGGGCGGTGGCGGCGCCGGGCACGGTGCTCCTGACGCCGAGGGACCTGCGGTACCGCTTCGAGCTGGCGGGCCCGGCGGCGGTGATCACCGACGAGGCAGGTGCCCGCAAGGTCGACGAGGTGCGGGAACAGTTCCCGGGGATCAAGGCCTTCCTCACCACCGGCCCGGCCCGCGAGGGGTGGACGGCCTACGAGGACGCGCTCGCCGCGGCGGAGCCCGCCCCATACGCCGACACCCATCGGGACGACCCCGCTCTCCTGTACTTCACCTCCGGTACCACCGGTTACCCGAAGATGGTCCTGCACACGCAGAGCTATCCGGTGGGCCACCGCGTGACCGGCGAGCTGTGGATCGACCTGAAGCCGACCGACCTGCACTGGAACATCTCCGACACCGGCTGGGCGAAGGCGGCGTGGTCGAGCCTGTGCGGGCCGTGGAACGCCGGCGCGGCGGTGTTCGTCCACCAGCCGAAGGGCGGCTTCGACGCCCGCCGGACGCTGGACATCCTGTCGACCTACCCCATCACGACCCTCTGCGGGGCACCCACGATCTACCGGTCGCTCGTCCTGGAGGACCTGTCCCGGTGGAAGTTCCCCACCCTCCGCCACTGCGTGGGCGCCGGCGAGCCGCTCAATCCGGAGGTCATCCACACCTGGCGGGAAGCCACCGGCCTCACGATCCGGGACGGCTACGGACAGACGGAGACGGTGTGCCTCGTGGCCAACTTCCCCACCATCGAGGTCCGGCCCGGCTCGATGGGCAAGCCCTCGCCCGGGTTCGAGGTGGCCATCGTCGACGACCAGGGCAACGTGCTGCCACCCGGACAGGAAGGGAACATCGCCGTCAAGGTGGAACCGGAGCGCCCGATCGGCATGTTCGTGGGTTACTGGCAGAACGAGGAAGCCACGCGCTCGACCCGGATCGGCCCGTGGTACATCACGGGCGACCGGGGCTACATGGACGAGGACGGCTACTTCTGGTTCGTCGGCCGCGCCGACGACGTGATCCTGAGCTCCGGGTACCGGATCGGCCCCTTCGAGGTCGAGAGCGCCCTCCTGGAGCACGACGCGGTGGCCGAGTCGGCGGTCGTCTCCAGCCCCGACCCGGTGCGGGGCGAGATCGTCAAGGCCTTCGTGGTACTGGCGCCGGGCTACAGCCCGTCGCCGGAACTGGTCACGGAGTTGCAGGAGCACGTCAAGCGGGTGACGGCCCCGTACAAATACCCCCGGGAGATCGAGTTCGTCGATTCGCTCCCGAAGACCATCAGCGGCAAGATCCGCCGGGTGGAGCTGCGGGAGCGGGAGTGGAAGAAGAAGCAGGGCGCCCGGTGA
- a CDS encoding MFS transporter: protein MMRFPAGLRALRHRDFRLFWTGQLVSLVGTWMQSVGQSWLVLELTGSPLKLGLIGTLQFTPMLLFSLFAGAITDRLPKRRLILRTQTALMVLAFVLSALVWSGRVQYWHVAVLATLLGVVNTVDMPARQAFIVDMVGKEDLMNAIALNSAMFNGARIVGPAVAGLLVARYGVAPAFFLNGLSFLAVIAALRAIRAEGLPGPRRSESILEEIGAGLRYALRTPLVGLVLSLLLVVSVFVINYNVTVPVFARDVLGQEAEGFGLLMAALGSGALAGALTLAALGRSRPPLAAVVAPALLLSAAAAGMAAVRQFGLAAAVLFVMGYSQILFTASCNTTLQVTAPDELRGRVMSLYALVFAGVTPIGALFAGSITEAFGVATGFLAGGGLSLVSILALLAWWRARAPRGRPTPRPEGGRGAGTPLPPGAGDGDRAP, encoded by the coding sequence ATGATGCGGTTTCCGGCAGGTCTGCGGGCCCTTCGCCACCGCGACTTCCGGCTGTTCTGGACCGGCCAGCTGGTTTCGCTCGTGGGGACCTGGATGCAGTCGGTGGGGCAGTCGTGGCTCGTGCTCGAGCTCACGGGGTCGCCCCTCAAGCTCGGGCTCATCGGCACCTTGCAGTTCACCCCGATGCTTCTCTTCTCTCTCTTCGCCGGCGCCATCACTGACCGGCTGCCCAAGCGCCGGCTGATCCTCCGCACGCAGACGGCGCTCATGGTGCTGGCCTTCGTCCTCTCGGCCCTGGTGTGGTCCGGCCGCGTGCAGTACTGGCACGTGGCCGTCCTCGCCACCCTGCTGGGGGTGGTCAACACCGTCGACATGCCCGCCCGGCAAGCGTTCATCGTGGACATGGTGGGCAAGGAGGACCTGATGAACGCCATCGCCCTGAACTCGGCGATGTTCAACGGCGCGCGCATCGTGGGACCCGCGGTGGCCGGCCTGCTGGTGGCCCGGTACGGCGTGGCCCCGGCCTTCTTCCTCAACGGACTGAGCTTCCTGGCGGTGATCGCCGCCCTGCGGGCCATCCGGGCCGAGGGGCTCCCGGGCCCGCGCCGGAGCGAGTCGATCCTCGAGGAGATCGGCGCCGGGCTTCGCTACGCCCTCCGCACGCCGCTCGTGGGCCTGGTGCTCAGCCTGCTCCTGGTCGTCAGCGTGTTCGTGATCAACTACAACGTCACCGTCCCCGTGTTCGCCCGCGACGTCCTGGGCCAGGAGGCGGAAGGCTTCGGCCTGCTCATGGCCGCGCTGGGGAGCGGAGCGCTGGCCGGCGCCCTCACCCTGGCCGCGCTGGGCCGCTCCAGGCCACCCCTGGCCGCGGTGGTGGCGCCGGCCCTCCTCCTGTCGGCGGCGGCGGCCGGCATGGCCGCCGTGCGCCAGTTCGGGCTGGCGGCCGCGGTGCTGTTCGTCATGGGGTACTCGCAGATCCTGTTCACGGCCAGCTGCAACACCACGCTACAGGTGACGGCCCCGGACGAACTCCGGGGCCGTGTGATGAGCCTGTATGCGCTCGTCTTCGCCGGGGTGACGCCCATCGGCGCCCTCTTCGCCGGCTCGATCACCGAGGCGTTCGGCGTCGCCACCGGGTTCCTGGCCGGCGGCGGGCTCAGCCTCGTGTCGATCCTCGCTCTCCTGGCGTGGTGGCGGGCCCGTGCCCCTCGAGGCCGCCCCACGCCGCGCCCAGAAGGTGGGCGAGGCGCCGGGACGCCCCTCCCGCCCGGTGCGGGGGACGGGGATCGAGCACCGTGA
- a CDS encoding ABC transporter permease — MNAAVTIWSRQMTKFFRSPMELGGTLLQPILWMVLFSAAMRGMVGELTGPGGYIPFVTPGIAALTALAGAVTGGAALLDERLRGIVKEYAVAPIPRPAILVGNIAASTTKALIQSALILVVGLLMGARLQGSPLGWFGALALLTLFGLGAAGIAAAAASKSPSTGAYHGVIFLLNLPVLFASNGLVPLGLLPTWLAWIARLNPVTYLVAAFRQLVFGVPADVSLPLATAVVAGFCLLGLWAGAAGFRSALQE; from the coding sequence GTGAACGCAGCGGTGACCATCTGGTCGCGCCAGATGACGAAGTTCTTCCGCAGCCCGATGGAACTCGGGGGAACGCTCCTGCAGCCGATCCTCTGGATGGTGCTGTTCAGCGCGGCGATGCGGGGCATGGTCGGTGAGCTCACGGGGCCAGGCGGGTACATCCCGTTCGTCACCCCGGGCATCGCGGCGCTCACGGCGCTCGCCGGCGCCGTCACCGGCGGGGCGGCCCTGCTGGACGAGCGCCTGCGCGGCATCGTCAAGGAATACGCCGTCGCGCCGATCCCGCGGCCGGCCATCCTGGTCGGCAACATTGCGGCCAGCACGACCAAGGCCCTCATCCAGTCGGCCCTGATCCTCGTCGTGGGGCTTCTGATGGGTGCGCGCCTCCAGGGCTCCCCGCTTGGCTGGTTCGGCGCGCTGGCTCTCCTGACCCTCTTCGGGCTGGGGGCCGCGGGGATCGCCGCGGCGGCCGCCAGCAAGTCCCCCTCCACCGGCGCGTACCACGGCGTGATCTTCCTCCTCAACCTGCCGGTCCTCTTCGCCTCGAACGGCCTGGTGCCCCTCGGGCTGCTGCCGACCTGGCTCGCCTGGATCGCCCGGCTCAACCCCGTCACGTACCTGGTCGCCGCCTTCCGGCAGCTCGTCTTCGGCGTGCCCGCCGACGTCAGCCTTCCCCTGGCGACGGCCGTGGTGGCCGGCTTCTGCCTGCTGGGCCTGTGGGCGGGCGCGGCCGGGTTCCGGTCGGCGCTGCAGGAATGA
- a CDS encoding ATP-binding cassette domain-containing protein, which yields MVRNGRAVQSGGDTPAVVARGLTKRYGDVEALRGVDLEVPRGRIFALLGPNGAGKTTFLSILTTLLRPTSGTARVLGIDVATRPDEVRRRIGVTFQEIVLDPELTGREVLYYHGRLYGLRGAELRRRIDELVQLVALQEAAGRPTRTYSGGMKRRLELARGLLTHPEVLILDEPTQGLDPQNRAYLWDHLRELPRRFGTTVLLSTHYMEEAERLADRVAIIDHGRVVAEGTPAGLVEGLGADLVTATGRGDLHQLAERLRAEDFVQDVQVTDGQVQIGVDHGGRRLPRIAALAAEAGCSLEELAVHRPSLGDVFLRVTGRRLRDE from the coding sequence TTGGTTCGGAACGGGCGTGCCGTCCAGTCCGGAGGCGACACCCCGGCCGTCGTGGCCCGGGGACTCACGAAACGGTACGGGGACGTCGAGGCCCTGCGGGGGGTCGACCTCGAGGTGCCCCGGGGGCGGATCTTCGCCCTGCTCGGCCCGAACGGCGCCGGGAAGACCACCTTCCTGTCGATCCTCACCACCCTGCTGCGGCCGACCAGCGGCACGGCCCGAGTGCTGGGGATCGACGTCGCGACCCGGCCCGACGAGGTGCGGCGGCGCATCGGGGTCACCTTCCAGGAGATCGTCCTGGACCCCGAGCTCACCGGCCGGGAGGTGCTCTACTACCACGGGCGCCTGTACGGCCTGCGGGGCGCCGAGCTGCGCCGGCGCATCGACGAGCTGGTGCAGCTCGTCGCGCTCCAGGAGGCCGCCGGACGCCCGACGCGCACGTACTCGGGCGGCATGAAGCGCCGGCTCGAACTGGCGCGGGGGCTCCTCACCCACCCCGAGGTCCTGATCCTCGACGAGCCCACGCAGGGCCTCGACCCGCAGAACCGGGCGTACCTGTGGGACCACCTGCGGGAACTGCCCCGGCGTTTCGGGACGACGGTCCTGCTGTCGACCCACTACATGGAAGAAGCGGAGCGGCTGGCCGACCGGGTCGCCATCATCGACCACGGGCGCGTGGTCGCCGAGGGGACCCCGGCCGGCCTGGTGGAGGGCCTGGGCGCCGACCTCGTGACCGCGACGGGCCGCGGCGACCTCCACCAGCTGGCCGAACGGCTGCGGGCGGAGGACTTCGTCCAGGACGTGCAGGTGACGGACGGGCAGGTGCAGATCGGGGTCGACCACGGCGGCCGGCGCCTGCCGCGCATCGCCGCCCTGGCGGCGGAGGCCGGCTGCAGCCTCGAGGAGCTCGCCGTGCACCGGCCCAGCCTCGGAGACGTGTTCCTGCGGGTAACCGGGAGGAGGCTCAGGGACGAGTGA
- a CDS encoding PadR family transcriptional regulator: MPADVRRVLDLSKLSGRLLLRGLLPYYVMTLLQDGPKYGNQIAGCIERETRGKWKPSPGTLYPLLRRLVRAGVVEEQGGPPAGGRPTRLYRLTPAGEEVLAELRHQIRPMLEETIHLLQTHLARFPD, translated from the coding sequence TTGCCGGCGGACGTGCGGCGGGTCCTGGACCTGTCGAAGCTGAGTGGCCGCCTCCTCCTGCGCGGCCTCCTTCCGTATTACGTGATGACCCTGCTCCAGGACGGGCCGAAGTACGGCAACCAGATCGCCGGCTGCATCGAGCGGGAGACGCGGGGGAAGTGGAAGCCGTCCCCCGGCACCCTGTACCCGCTGCTGCGGAGGCTCGTCCGGGCCGGGGTCGTCGAGGAGCAGGGCGGCCCCCCGGCCGGCGGCCGGCCCACGCGCCTCTACCGCCTCACACCGGCCGGGGAAGAGGTGCTGGCGGAACTCCGCCATCAGATCCGGCCCATGCTGGAGGAGACGATCCATCTGCTCCAGACCCACCTGGCCCGTTTCCCCGATTAG
- a CDS encoding metallophosphoesterase translates to MAIYAIGDPHLSGADPKPMDIFGPAWEDHAGRLFRNWREVVADGDLVLVPGDISWAMDLDGATVDLQAIDALPGTKVLIQGNHDYWWQSISRLRRLPLRTVHFIQNDHFRWGDTFVCGTRGWLLPDDRAWADDPAHNEKILAREVGRLKLSLESARKAGAGDILVMMHYPPVSRPGEHTPFSEVLSATPGVRLCVYGHLHGAPAHERAFQGMLDGVEYRLVACDALQFTPLRVA, encoded by the coding sequence TTGGCCATCTACGCGATCGGGGACCCTCACCTCTCGGGGGCCGACCCGAAACCCATGGACATCTTCGGCCCGGCCTGGGAGGACCACGCCGGGCGGCTCTTCCGCAACTGGCGGGAGGTCGTCGCCGACGGCGACCTGGTCCTGGTCCCCGGAGACATCTCCTGGGCCATGGACCTGGACGGCGCGACCGTGGACCTGCAGGCGATCGACGCGCTGCCCGGGACGAAGGTGCTCATCCAGGGCAACCACGACTACTGGTGGCAATCGATCTCCCGGCTCCGCCGGCTGCCGCTTCGCACGGTGCACTTCATCCAGAACGACCACTTCCGGTGGGGAGACACCTTCGTCTGCGGCACGCGGGGCTGGCTGCTGCCGGACGACCGCGCCTGGGCCGACGACCCCGCGCACAACGAGAAGATCCTCGCCCGGGAAGTCGGCCGCCTGAAGCTCTCCCTCGAAAGCGCCCGGAAGGCCGGAGCCGGGGACATCCTGGTCATGATGCACTACCCGCCGGTGAGCCGCCCGGGCGAGCACACGCCGTTCAGCGAGGTGCTCTCCGCCACGCCCGGGGTGCGCCTCTGCGTGTACGGCCACCTCCACGGTGCGCCGGCGCACGAGCGCGCCTTCCAGGGGATGCTTGACGGCGTGGAGTACCGCCTCGTGGCCTGCGACGCCCTCCAGTTCACCCCCCTGCGGGTGGCGTAG
- a CDS encoding Nramp family divalent metal transporter — protein sequence MAAPSPRVETVQAGRLPPWKVVPELPAPPPYNFRNAIKLIGPGAIALGISIGSGEWLLGPTVTVKYGAGLLWIATLSILIQVVYNMEAVRYTLYTGEPIFTGFMRTAPGPTFWGWVYSILAALQIGWPGWALTAATAISAGILGRLPDAAGADRGMVLFWGYMTFIAAIVIIALGDKVERTMEYVQWFFVGWIILYLLIIGIFFAPGSSWAMVIKGFLGMGDRLLPNRGDWVFMGAFAAYAGMGGLVNGTLSNWVRDKGWGMGGVVGYIPAVVGGHKVNLSQTGSVFQLTPENLRRFNEWWKYVRADQVYVWMLGCFIGMALPAIMTVTFIQPGTNPNQWGIAAMQAEAIAKVWGPAFWFLTLLNGFWILFSTQLGQTESFVRTVTDILWVGSERVRNWSGGDVRKIYYTILVLFAGLGMVLINFAPPLTLIVIGAFISGVNFVVLAAHTLYVNRNFLPEGVRPPLWRQAVLVLMMIFFGFFATLGILNSVFKIRV from the coding sequence TTGGCAGCTCCGTCTCCGAGGGTGGAAACCGTTCAGGCCGGCCGGCTCCCCCCCTGGAAGGTGGTGCCCGAGCTCCCGGCGCCGCCCCCGTACAACTTCCGGAACGCGATCAAGCTCATCGGGCCGGGCGCCATCGCCCTCGGCATCTCGATCGGTTCCGGCGAGTGGCTCCTGGGCCCCACGGTGACCGTCAAGTACGGGGCCGGCCTCCTGTGGATCGCGACCCTGTCCATCCTCATCCAGGTCGTCTACAACATGGAGGCCGTCCGGTACACGCTGTACACCGGCGAGCCGATCTTCACGGGGTTCATGCGCACGGCCCCGGGCCCCACCTTCTGGGGGTGGGTGTACTCGATCCTCGCTGCCCTGCAGATCGGATGGCCGGGGTGGGCCCTGACGGCGGCGACGGCGATCTCGGCCGGCATCCTGGGGCGGCTCCCCGACGCCGCCGGCGCGGACCGGGGGATGGTCCTCTTCTGGGGCTACATGACGTTCATCGCCGCCATCGTGATCATCGCGCTCGGGGACAAGGTCGAGCGCACCATGGAGTACGTGCAGTGGTTCTTCGTCGGCTGGATCATCCTGTACCTCTTGATCATCGGCATCTTCTTCGCCCCCGGCAGTTCCTGGGCCATGGTGATCAAGGGCTTCCTCGGGATGGGGGACCGCCTGCTTCCCAACCGAGGCGACTGGGTCTTCATGGGGGCGTTCGCCGCCTATGCAGGCATGGGCGGCCTGGTGAACGGCACCCTCTCCAACTGGGTCCGTGACAAGGGCTGGGGCATGGGCGGCGTGGTTGGCTACATCCCCGCCGTCGTGGGCGGCCACAAGGTCAACCTCTCGCAGACCGGGAGTGTCTTCCAGCTCACGCCGGAGAACCTCCGCCGCTTCAACGAGTGGTGGAAGTACGTCCGCGCCGACCAGGTCTACGTCTGGATGCTCGGGTGCTTCATCGGGATGGCGCTGCCGGCCATCATGACGGTCACCTTCATCCAGCCCGGCACCAACCCGAACCAGTGGGGCATCGCCGCCATGCAGGCGGAGGCGATCGCCAAGGTGTGGGGGCCCGCCTTCTGGTTCCTCACGCTCCTCAACGGCTTCTGGATCCTGTTCAGCACCCAGCTCGGCCAGACGGAGAGCTTCGTCCGCACCGTCACCGACATCCTCTGGGTCGGCAGCGAGCGGGTCCGCAACTGGTCCGGCGGCGACGTGCGGAAGATCTATTACACCATCCTGGTCCTGTTCGCCGGCCTCGGCATGGTGCTCATCAACTTCGCACCGCCGCTCACCCTGATCGTCATCGGCGCCTTCATCTCCGGCGTGAACTTCGTGGTGCTCGCCGCGCACACCCTGTACGTCAATCGCAACTTCCTGCCGGAAGGCGTGCGGCCGCCACTGTGGCGCCAGGCCGTGCTGGTGCTCATGATGATCTTCTTCGGGTTCTTCGCCACCCTGGGCATCCTGAACTCGGTGTTCAAGATCCGGGTGTAG
- the alaS gene encoding alanine--tRNA ligase, which produces MKTGAEIRQMFIDFFKEKGHTHVPSSSLVPAGDPTLLFTNAGMNQFKDVFLGLEKRPYTRAVTAQKCVRAGGKHNDLDAVGRTARHHTFFEMLGNFSFGDYFKKEALEWAWELVTSPRWFGLPKEKLWVTIYKDDEEAHDIWRAIGLPEERIVRMGEKDNFWAMGDTGPCGPCSEIFIDMGEEHRCDAEVCSIATCGCDRWREFWNNVFMQYNRQPDGTLVPLERPGVDTGLGLERMATILQGVWSNYDTDLLRDVIRAVEDLSGVRYDPGEGGLAHRVIADHVRACTFLIADGVRFSNEGRGYVMRRILRRAVRFGRTIGFKEPFMWKVSRAVVDLMGDAYPELRQNQEVIERELRRDEERFFATLDRGMERLEEIIAHMRRDGKTVIDGEDAFVLYDTYGFPLDIVQDVAREHGFKVDEEGYRRAMEAQRERARAARDVTYTGERLRGLAESLQDTPPTEFTGYTELAHEATVVAVLSPEGEPTGAGAGDRCIVVLDRTPFYAEGGGQVGDQGVMTAPGLRLRVEDTKKLPAGHHLHFVTVEEGFLEKGQRLTARVDAQRRLHTIKNHTATHLLHKALREVLGTHVHQAGSLVAPDRLRFDFTHEGPLTPEQVRAVEDRVNRVIEEGLPVEWTYMRLEEARASGAMALFGEKYGDIVRVVSVGDYSRELCGGTHCRNSSQIGLFKIVSESGVAAGVRRIEAVTGRRAYEYVLDLEDRLGQAALALKAPTLEEVPSRLESTLALLRALEREVEELRGRLARDEALRLLEDVREVDGVRFVAGVVAIAGMEDLRQMTDFLRQKLGSGVVVLGARSGDRANLVAAATADLAGKKVHCGNLVREVARLVDGSGGGRPDMAQAGGKSPEKLREAMDRVPEILRLQLRPAGVQG; this is translated from the coding sequence ATGAAGACCGGTGCCGAGATCCGGCAGATGTTCATCGACTTCTTCAAGGAGAAGGGACACACCCACGTGCCCTCGTCGTCGCTGGTGCCCGCTGGCGATCCCACGCTGCTCTTCACGAACGCCGGGATGAACCAGTTCAAGGACGTCTTCCTGGGTCTGGAGAAGCGGCCGTACACCCGGGCCGTGACGGCCCAGAAGTGCGTGCGGGCCGGCGGCAAGCACAACGACCTCGACGCCGTGGGCCGCACCGCCCGCCATCACACCTTCTTCGAGATGCTGGGCAACTTCAGCTTCGGCGACTACTTCAAGAAGGAGGCCCTCGAGTGGGCCTGGGAGCTGGTCACCTCGCCCCGCTGGTTCGGGTTGCCCAAGGAGAAGCTGTGGGTGACCATCTACAAGGACGACGAGGAGGCCCACGACATCTGGCGGGCCATCGGCCTGCCCGAAGAACGGATCGTCCGCATGGGCGAGAAGGACAACTTCTGGGCGATGGGCGACACCGGCCCGTGCGGGCCCTGCTCCGAGATCTTCATCGACATGGGCGAGGAGCACCGCTGCGACGCCGAGGTATGTTCGATCGCCACCTGCGGCTGCGACCGGTGGCGGGAGTTCTGGAACAACGTGTTCATGCAGTACAACCGCCAGCCGGACGGTACCCTCGTGCCCCTCGAGCGGCCCGGCGTCGACACGGGCCTCGGCCTGGAACGGATGGCCACGATCCTCCAGGGCGTGTGGTCGAACTACGACACCGACCTGCTGCGCGACGTGATCCGGGCCGTCGAGGACCTGTCCGGCGTGCGCTACGACCCCGGCGAAGGCGGCCTGGCCCACCGGGTGATCGCCGACCACGTCCGGGCCTGCACGTTCCTCATCGCTGACGGCGTGCGCTTCTCCAACGAGGGCCGGGGCTACGTGATGCGGCGCATCCTTCGCCGGGCGGTGCGCTTCGGGCGGACGATCGGCTTCAAGGAGCCGTTCATGTGGAAGGTGTCCCGGGCGGTGGTCGACCTCATGGGCGACGCCTACCCCGAGCTCCGGCAGAACCAGGAGGTCATCGAGCGGGAGCTGAGGCGGGACGAGGAGCGGTTCTTCGCCACCCTCGACCGGGGGATGGAGCGGCTGGAGGAGATCATCGCCCACATGCGCCGCGACGGGAAGACCGTGATCGACGGCGAGGATGCCTTCGTGCTGTACGACACCTACGGCTTCCCGCTCGACATCGTCCAGGACGTGGCGAGGGAGCACGGCTTCAAGGTCGACGAAGAGGGCTACCGCCGGGCCATGGAGGCGCAGCGGGAACGGGCCCGGGCGGCCCGGGACGTCACCTACACGGGCGAGCGGCTCCGGGGCCTGGCCGAGAGCCTGCAGGACACGCCGCCCACCGAGTTCACCGGCTACACCGAGCTCGCCCACGAGGCCACGGTCGTGGCGGTCCTGAGCCCGGAGGGCGAGCCCACGGGCGCCGGGGCAGGGGACCGCTGCATCGTGGTGCTCGACCGCACCCCCTTCTACGCCGAGGGGGGCGGTCAGGTGGGCGACCAGGGCGTCATGACCGCGCCCGGCCTGCGCCTGCGGGTGGAAGACACGAAGAAGCTGCCCGCCGGCCACCACCTGCACTTCGTCACGGTGGAGGAGGGGTTCCTCGAGAAGGGCCAGCGCCTGACCGCCCGGGTGGACGCCCAGCGGCGCCTGCACACCATCAAGAACCACACGGCCACGCACCTCCTGCACAAGGCGCTGCGGGAGGTGCTCGGGACCCACGTGCACCAGGCCGGCTCGCTGGTGGCCCCGGACCGGCTGCGCTTCGACTTCACCCACGAGGGGCCGCTCACGCCCGAGCAGGTGCGGGCCGTGGAGGACCGGGTGAACCGGGTGATCGAGGAGGGCCTGCCGGTCGAGTGGACCTACATGCGCCTGGAGGAGGCCAGGGCGTCCGGGGCGATGGCCCTCTTCGGCGAGAAGTACGGGGACATCGTCCGGGTCGTGTCCGTCGGCGACTACAGCCGGGAGCTGTGCGGCGGCACGCACTGCCGCAACTCGAGCCAGATCGGGCTGTTCAAGATCGTCAGCGAGTCCGGCGTGGCGGCCGGCGTGCGGCGGATCGAGGCGGTGACCGGCCGGAGGGCGTACGAGTACGTCCTCGACCTGGAGGACCGCCTCGGCCAGGCCGCCCTGGCGCTGAAGGCCCCGACGCTGGAGGAGGTCCCGTCCCGGCTGGAGTCGACCCTGGCGCTCCTGCGGGCGCTGGAGCGTGAGGTGGAGGAACTGCGGGGGCGCCTAGCCCGCGACGAGGCGCTGCGCCTCCTCGAGGACGTCCGGGAGGTCGACGGCGTCCGGTTCGTGGCCGGCGTGGTGGCGATCGCCGGGATGGAGGACCTCAGGCAGATGACCGACTTCCTGCGGCAGAAGCTCGGCTCGGGTGTGGTGGTGCTCGGCGCCCGCAGCGGGGACCGGGCGAACCTGGTCGCCGCCGCCACCGCGGACCTGGCCGGCAAGAAGGTCCACTGCGGGAACCTGGTGCGGGAGGTCGCCCGCCTCGTGGACGGCTCCGGCGGCGGCCGGCCGGACATGGCCCAGGCGGGCGGCAAGAGCCCGGAGAAGCTCCGGGAGGCGATGGACCGGGTGCCGGAGATCCTGCGGCTGCAGCTCCGGCCGGCCGGGGTCCAGGGGTAG
- a CDS encoding IreB family regulatory phosphoprotein gives MWRGRPEDRDPGDILRRVYDALKEKGYNPVDQIVGYLLSGDPTYITSHNGARNLIRRVERDVLLEELVRAYLERTPVAR, from the coding sequence ATGTGGCGCGGCAGGCCGGAGGACCGGGACCCCGGAGACATCCTGCGCCGGGTGTACGACGCCTTGAAGGAGAAGGGGTACAACCCCGTCGACCAGATCGTCGGGTACCTCCTCTCCGGGGACCCCACGTACATCACGAGCCACAACGGCGCCCGGAACCTGATCCGGCGCGTCGAGCGGGACGTGCTGCTGGAGGAGCTGGTGCGGGCGTACCTGGAGCGGACGCCGGTCGCCCGGTAG